A window of the Thalassospira indica genome harbors these coding sequences:
- a CDS encoding glycosyl transferase encodes MADFHQGGPITTLHRILDRNPEELAYEMNAFARQRRQTLILPCLYSELETPAMTTIVEGLKQATYIDQIVVGLDRADAQQYLHAREFFKDLPQHVRILWNDGPRLRSVHDRLNENNLARYEPGKGRNVWYCLGYTLASGRSSVIGIHDCDIATYTPDLPAKLMYPIANPAFNFAFAKGYYARVANGTLKGRVCRLFVTPLIRALKQVVGKTDFLNYLDCFRYALSGEMAIRTDVAYGLRVASDWGLEVSMLSEMYRNHTVHRLAQVDIADIYDHKHREFDPAQKDDGLSRMASDIAKSLFRKLATQGTVFTPETFRTLKATYYRAALDLIEQYRADALFNGLKINRDEEENCVEVLSEVIISAGQHYLENPLESPFIPSWQRVESAMGDIFEQLSAAVEDDLNDMDIGKA; translated from the coding sequence ATGGCTGATTTCCATCAGGGTGGCCCGATCACAACCCTTCATCGCATTCTTGACCGAAACCCGGAAGAACTCGCCTATGAAATGAACGCCTTTGCCCGTCAACGGCGTCAGACCCTTATTCTGCCCTGCCTGTATTCCGAATTGGAAACACCGGCCATGACAACAATTGTCGAAGGGCTGAAACAGGCAACCTATATCGACCAGATCGTTGTCGGGCTGGACCGCGCCGATGCGCAGCAATACCTGCATGCGCGTGAGTTCTTCAAGGATCTGCCGCAACATGTCCGTATTCTTTGGAATGACGGGCCGCGCTTGCGCAGCGTTCACGATCGTCTGAATGAGAACAATCTGGCCCGTTATGAACCGGGCAAGGGTCGTAACGTCTGGTACTGCCTTGGCTATACGCTGGCCTCCGGGCGCAGTTCCGTTATCGGCATTCATGACTGTGATATCGCGACCTATACGCCGGATCTTCCGGCAAAGCTGATGTATCCGATTGCCAACCCGGCGTTCAACTTTGCCTTTGCCAAGGGCTATTATGCGCGTGTTGCCAATGGCACGCTAAAAGGCCGCGTTTGCCGCCTGTTTGTCACACCGTTGATCCGTGCGCTCAAGCAGGTTGTCGGCAAGACCGATTTCCTCAACTATCTTGATTGCTTCCGCTATGCGCTGTCGGGCGAAATGGCGATCAGAACCGATGTGGCCTATGGCCTTCGTGTGGCATCCGACTGGGGCCTTGAAGTTTCCATGCTCTCGGAGATGTATCGTAATCACACGGTCCATCGTCTCGCCCAGGTCGATATCGCCGATATCTATGACCACAAGCACCGTGAGTTTGATCCGGCGCAAAAGGATGACGGCCTGTCACGCATGGCAAGTGACATTGCCAAATCCCTGTTCCGCAAACTGGCAACCCAGGGCACGGTCTTTACCCCGGAAACCTTCCGCACGCTCAAGGCAACCTATTACCGGGCTGCCCTTGACCTGATTGAACAATACCGTGCCGATGCGCTGTTTAACGGGCTCAAGATCAATCGTGACGAGGAAGAAAACTGTGTCGAAGTCCTGTCGGAAGTGATCATCAGTGCCGGTCAGCACTATCTTGAAAACCCGCTGGAAAGCCCGTTCATTCCAAGCTGGCAGCGTGTTGAAAGTGCCATGGGTGACATCTTCGAACAGCTTTCAGCTGCGGTCGAAGATGACCTCAACGACATGGATATTGGCAAGGCATAG
- a CDS encoding PAS domain-containing protein: MHVWMHACDVSVTGNGMAKLGGEKEIPLTYLDDDASPAAQALLDFWNAHASEHSIPTRSDFQPDNLAPWIDDISIYEYVPEKDDFQILIEGENIIALTGENWRGAFAREVDCRFSGGLHAAMTEVRITDRPQIHHLRIFQREWQSGIRLLLPVLLQKPGKEDIIQIFLAIFPVND; the protein is encoded by the coding sequence ATGCATGTCTGGATGCATGCATGCGATGTCAGTGTGACTGGGAATGGTATGGCAAAGCTTGGTGGTGAAAAGGAAATCCCTTTAACATATCTTGATGATGATGCGTCGCCTGCTGCGCAGGCTCTTCTGGATTTCTGGAACGCGCATGCGTCAGAGCACAGTATTCCTACACGATCAGATTTCCAGCCTGATAACCTGGCCCCGTGGATCGACGATATTTCAATCTATGAATATGTCCCGGAAAAGGACGACTTTCAGATACTGATTGAAGGCGAGAATATTATCGCACTGACCGGTGAAAACTGGCGCGGTGCGTTTGCCCGCGAAGTCGATTGCCGCTTTTCAGGCGGACTGCATGCAGCCATGACCGAGGTCAGAATCACGGACCGACCACAGATCCATCATTTGCGAATTTTTCAAAGGGAATGGCAAAGCGGCATACGGTTGCTTTTGCCGGTTCTGCTGCAAAAACCGGGCAAGGAAGATATTATCCAGATCTTCCTTGCGATTTTTCCGGTCAATGATTAG
- a CDS encoding alpha-amylase family glycosyl hydrolase, producing MDRVVGTSGRIAFASAMRNLLADVYPGHDQADLVRRVFEVLGLPIEGDGPEPCEEYLRKWDQRDAFLITYGDSIQQDGKKGLQSLGEFHRKWLKDWLTGIHILPFHPFTSDDGFSVSDFDMLRPELGDWSDVEELSKHATVMADLVANHISASHPWYQQFLAGEKPGIDYIKTASLEDDLSDVVRPRSHALLNHVVTKQGEKQVWCTFSYDQVDLDYGNPEVFFEMLRVVLNYLKHGVRVVRLDAIGFIWKEVGTTSINLDQTHKLIKAMRLACNAVHPDVLFITETNLPLLENLSYFGNQDEAHLIYNFSLPPVIIHALLSGRSDFIRKCIMAMPPAPAGCTFFNFTASHDGIGLRPAENLIPDEDIEGLRDHAVKMGGQVSYRALKGGGQKPYELNVTLFSMLAQNFAGEATMGLERFVMSQAIAMSLEGIPAIYIQTILATENDQKAYEETGIPRRLNRKIWKLDDAEETLSREGAARSAFNQLRALMSIRQGQPAFHPNATQYTLNLGSELLGVWRQSHLNEQSIFCVFNLTETPQDLDLSKINLIMTEGWQDLITQQVVEDYNGVMKLAPYQIVWISNMDGRNRTESRLLQRYRDAMPV from the coding sequence ATGGATCGTGTCGTTGGAACATCGGGACGTATCGCGTTTGCAAGCGCGATGCGCAATCTGCTTGCGGATGTGTATCCTGGGCACGATCAAGCGGATTTGGTGCGTCGGGTTTTTGAAGTTCTTGGCTTGCCGATTGAGGGCGACGGGCCGGAACCCTGCGAGGAATATTTGCGCAAATGGGATCAGCGCGATGCGTTTCTGATCACCTATGGCGACAGCATCCAGCAGGACGGTAAAAAGGGGCTGCAAAGCCTTGGCGAGTTTCATCGCAAATGGCTGAAAGACTGGCTGACGGGTATTCATATCCTGCCGTTCCATCCGTTCACATCCGATGACGGCTTTTCGGTCAGCGATTTTGATATGCTCCGCCCGGAACTCGGCGACTGGAGCGATGTCGAGGAACTGTCAAAGCATGCAACCGTGATGGCCGATCTGGTGGCCAACCATATTTCGGCATCCCATCCGTGGTATCAGCAGTTTCTGGCGGGCGAGAAACCCGGGATTGATTACATCAAGACCGCAAGTCTTGAAGATGACCTTTCCGATGTCGTCCGCCCGCGCAGTCATGCGTTGCTCAACCACGTGGTGACCAAGCAGGGCGAGAAGCAGGTCTGGTGCACCTTTAGCTATGATCAGGTCGATCTGGATTACGGCAATCCGGAAGTTTTCTTTGAGATGCTCCGGGTCGTTCTGAACTACCTCAAGCACGGCGTGCGCGTGGTTCGTCTGGATGCCATCGGCTTTATCTGGAAGGAAGTCGGCACGACCTCGATCAACCTGGATCAGACCCACAAACTGATCAAGGCGATGCGTCTGGCGTGTAATGCGGTGCATCCCGATGTGTTGTTCATTACCGAAACCAACCTGCCGTTGCTTGAAAACCTGTCTTACTTTGGCAATCAGGACGAAGCGCACCTGATTTATAATTTCTCGCTGCCGCCGGTGATCATTCATGCGCTGCTTAGTGGGCGAAGCGATTTTATCCGCAAATGCATCATGGCAATGCCGCCGGCGCCTGCGGGCTGTACCTTCTTTAACTTCACCGCCAGCCACGATGGCATTGGCCTGCGCCCGGCCGAAAACCTGATCCCGGATGAAGATATTGAAGGCCTGCGCGATCATGCGGTCAAGATGGGCGGGCAGGTCAGTTACCGTGCGCTCAAGGGTGGCGGGCAGAAACCCTATGAGCTTAATGTCACGCTGTTTAGCATGCTGGCACAAAACTTCGCTGGCGAGGCCACCATGGGGCTTGAACGCTTTGTGATGAGCCAGGCGATTGCCATGTCGCTTGAAGGGATTCCGGCGATCTATATCCAGACCATCCTGGCCACCGAAAACGATCAGAAGGCATATGAGGAAACCGGTATTCCAAGGCGTCTGAACCGCAAAATCTGGAAGCTTGATGATGCCGAGGAAACGCTGTCACGCGAAGGTGCGGCGCGCTCGGCCTTTAATCAGTTGCGCGCCCTGATGTCGATCCGTCAGGGACAGCCGGCCTTCCACCCGAATGCCACGCAATATACCCTTAATCTTGGCTCGGAACTTCTGGGTGTCTGGCGACAATCGCACCTGAATGAACAGAGCATTTTCTGTGTGTTCAACCTCACCGAAACACCGCAGGATCTTGATCTTTCAAAGATCAACCTGATCATGACCGAAGGTTGGCAGGACCTGATCACACAACAGGTCGTAGAAGACTATAACGGTGTGATGAAACTCGCACCCTACCAGATTGTCTGGATTTCCAACATGGACGGTCGCAACCGCACCGAAAGCCGCCTTTTGCAGCGTTACCGGGATGCGATGCCGGTTTAG
- a CDS encoding thiamine pyrophosphate-requiring protein, translated as MKSDKQENPGQLTLTAGGAVLARMKAIGIDYIFANSGTDFPPIIEGLAEAAAKDIALPHALIMPHENAAMGMAHGYYLATGKTQAVMAHTNVGLANCAIGAINAATEHVPVVLMSGRTPVMEKGRLGARTVPIGWGQEMRDQAALVRESTKWEYELKFPEQVPDVVDRAYAIASSVPKGPTYVSLPREVLCEPCPSDQIDGPLRMQPVPVAPPQASVEQAADILAHAKNPVVIAQRGTGTAEAFGRFGDLVDQWGIPVVQYWAIQLAIGTEHPMFAGMDPAPWLKDADAVVVIDCLAPWSPDIHDLPDDCKVIQIGQNPLYSRFPGRNFAADVSLVGETGDVIMMLADAMDRRHADHTSVCADRRAKVATINADIRKKALAAADAGAVDPMTKAYVSRCLSDAIAGRSATVFSELGCPLEPLSLSAHSSWYQEPHSGGLGWSFPAAMGYQLADKDKLVVATMGDGSYMFANPTACHQIAEALELPILILVLNNNEWGAVRQSVTGMYPDGYAAKTNEMPLTALKPSPDFTKVAEASRAWVAKAKRAEDLPGILRDAIQHIDTNRTHALIEVTIAP; from the coding sequence ATGAAAAGCGACAAGCAGGAAAATCCCGGCCAACTCACCCTGACCGCCGGTGGGGCGGTCCTGGCCCGTATGAAGGCCATCGGGATTGATTATATCTTTGCCAATTCGGGCACGGACTTCCCGCCAATCATCGAAGGTCTGGCCGAGGCGGCGGCAAAGGATATCGCCCTGCCGCATGCGTTGATCATGCCGCACGAAAATGCGGCGATGGGGATGGCGCATGGCTATTACCTTGCGACGGGCAAGACGCAGGCGGTGATGGCGCATACCAATGTCGGCCTTGCCAACTGTGCGATTGGCGCGATCAATGCCGCGACCGAACATGTGCCGGTTGTTTTGATGTCGGGCCGAACGCCGGTGATGGAAAAGGGGCGGCTTGGCGCGCGCACCGTGCCGATTGGCTGGGGCCAGGAAATGCGCGATCAGGCGGCCCTGGTGCGCGAAAGTACGAAATGGGAGTACGAGCTTAAATTCCCCGAACAGGTGCCTGATGTTGTCGACCGTGCCTATGCGATTGCGTCGTCCGTGCCCAAGGGCCCGACCTATGTCAGCCTGCCGCGTGAAGTGCTGTGCGAGCCGTGTCCGAGTGATCAGATCGATGGACCGCTTCGCATGCAGCCGGTCCCGGTCGCCCCGCCGCAAGCATCTGTCGAACAGGCCGCAGACATTCTGGCCCATGCCAAAAACCCGGTGGTGATTGCCCAGCGCGGTACCGGCACGGCGGAAGCTTTTGGCCGCTTCGGCGATCTGGTTGATCAGTGGGGCATTCCGGTCGTGCAGTACTGGGCGATCCAGCTTGCCATCGGTACCGAACATCCGATGTTTGCCGGGATGGATCCGGCACCGTGGCTCAAGGATGCCGATGCGGTGGTGGTGATCGATTGCCTCGCCCCGTGGTCGCCCGATATCCATGATTTGCCGGATGACTGCAAAGTTATTCAGATCGGTCAGAACCCGCTTTATTCGCGCTTTCCGGGGCGGAATTTTGCCGCCGATGTCTCGCTTGTTGGGGAAACCGGCGATGTGATCATGATGCTGGCGGATGCCATGGATCGCCGCCATGCGGACCACACATCGGTTTGTGCAGATCGCCGGGCCAAGGTTGCGACCATCAATGCCGACATCCGCAAAAAAGCCTTGGCGGCGGCCGATGCCGGGGCGGTAGACCCGATGACCAAGGCCTATGTGTCGCGCTGTTTGTCGGATGCGATTGCCGGGCGTTCGGCGACGGTGTTTTCCGAACTTGGCTGCCCGCTGGAGCCTTTGTCGCTTTCAGCGCACAGCAGCTGGTATCAGGAACCGCATTCGGGCGGGCTTGGTTGGTCCTTCCCGGCGGCGATGGGCTATCAGTTGGCCGATAAGGACAAGCTGGTTGTCGCCACGATGGGCGATGGATCCTATATGTTTGCCAACCCGACGGCCTGTCATCAGATTGCCGAGGCGCTTGAATTGCCCATCCTGATTTTGGTGCTCAACAACAATGAATGGGGGGCGGTGCGCCAGTCCGTGACGGGCATGTACCCGGATGGTTATGCGGCCAAAACCAATGAAATGCCGCTAACCGCGCTTAAACCCAGCCCGGATTTCACCAAGGTCGCCGAGGCCAGCCGCGCCTGGGTTGCCAAGGCCAAACGGGCGGAAGATTTACCAGGTATCTTGCGTGATGCGATCCAGCATATCGACACCAATCGCACCCATGCGCTGATTGAGGTGACGATTGCGCCTTAG
- a CDS encoding IclR family transcriptional regulator — MTSQLNGSVLKAFKILDLFAAGQSELTAKETADALGINMITAHRFLHTLVHAGALRTTSRGVFRLGYLFADLGERVLQGDNLPTILQPILDQLARDTGEACMATSFDRDMAVCIAKALPDRPLYVDIRIGSRLDAFCTAHGKLWLAHMSTDDQNRYFKNADLTGMTDHTITDITALKAELATIRTQGFATNNGEREHDIYALAVPILTKHGTMISAFSVFGASPALLATGNDTLKRLKSAAQSAQDALFQTS; from the coding sequence ATGACCAGTCAACTGAATGGCTCTGTGCTTAAGGCGTTTAAAATTCTGGATCTGTTTGCGGCGGGGCAAAGTGAACTGACCGCCAAGGAAACGGCCGATGCGCTGGGCATCAACATGATCACCGCCCATCGGTTTCTGCATACGCTGGTCCATGCCGGCGCCTTGCGCACAACGTCACGCGGGGTTTTCCGGTTGGGTTATCTGTTTGCGGATCTGGGCGAACGCGTCTTACAGGGCGACAACCTGCCAACCATTCTGCAGCCGATCCTTGATCAGCTGGCGCGTGACACAGGCGAAGCCTGCATGGCCACCAGTTTTGATCGCGATATGGCGGTCTGCATCGCCAAGGCCCTGCCCGACCGGCCGCTTTATGTTGATATCCGGATTGGTTCGCGCCTTGATGCCTTTTGCACCGCGCACGGCAAGCTGTGGCTGGCACATATGAGCACTGATGATCAAAACCGCTATTTCAAAAATGCCGACCTGACCGGCATGACCGATCACACCATCACCGACATCACGGCGCTCAAGGCCGAACTCGCCACCATCCGCACGCAGGGCTTTGCCACCAACAATGGCGAACGCGAACACGATATCTACGCCCTCGCCGTGCCGATCCTGACCAAGCATGGCACCATGATCTCGGCCTTTTCGGTGTTTGGCGCATCGCCCGCCCTGCTTGCAACCGGCAACGACACCTTAAAACGCCTGAAATCAGCCGCTCAAAGCGCCCAGGATGCGCTGTTCCAGACATCCTGA
- a CDS encoding GNAT family N-acetyltransferase has product MHLRDATRDDMAEILEIYNQVLRDSTAIYDDTPSTLEARHAWFAERQEKGFPVLVVEDDGRIVGFGSYGPWRARWGYRFTVEHSVHVHIDHRGTGVGGMLVRALIGHAKQAGMHVMVGGIDAENVNSIRFHERLGFVEVGRAQQVARKFDRWLDLVTMQLFLDDASVSA; this is encoded by the coding sequence ATTTATAACCAGGTGCTGCGCGATAGTACGGCGATCTATGATGATACGCCGTCGACCCTGGAGGCACGCCATGCGTGGTTCGCGGAGCGTCAGGAAAAGGGCTTTCCGGTGCTGGTTGTTGAGGATGATGGACGTATTGTGGGGTTCGGTTCCTATGGCCCGTGGCGGGCGCGGTGGGGGTATCGCTTTACGGTCGAGCATTCGGTGCATGTGCATATCGACCATCGCGGCACGGGTGTCGGCGGGATGCTGGTGCGCGCGCTTATTGGCCATGCCAAACAGGCGGGCATGCATGTCATGGTTGGCGGGATTGATGCCGAGAATGTCAACTCGATCCGCTTTCATGAACGGCTTGGCTTTGTCGAGGTCGGGCGGGCGCAGCAGGTCGCGCGGAAGTTTGATCGCTGGCTGGATCTGGTGACGATGCAATTGTTTCTTGATGATGCATCGGTTTCGGCGTGA